A region of the Pseudarthrobacter sp. MM222 genome:
ATGCCCTCGACCTTGAGGTAGACGTCGCTGCCGGTCAGCTCGGAGAGCTTCCGGGCGTGGACCAGCGGCGTGCCGCCCTCGCCGAGGGTGATCACCTTCGTGGCCTCGGTGACAGGCAGACGTTCGGCGTATTCGCGGATGACCCCGCGCCATTGGTGAGCCACTTAGACTCCTTCTACCCGCAGTACGGATGTAACGGAATTGATAACGTCCAGGCCCTTGACGGCCTGGACGGTGGCTGCCAGTGCAGCCTCGCTTGCGCGGTGGGTGACGATCCGCAGTTCCGCCGACTCCACCTTGGAGTCTGCGTCGCGGTGGATGGTCTGCCGCATGATTTCGATGGAGACGCCGTGCTCCGCGAAGAGCTGGGCGATCCTGGCCAAAACGCCGGGCTGGTCCGCGACGTCCAGTCCGATGTAGTAGCTGGTGATGGCGGCGTCGATGGGCAGGGCCGGGACGTGGCCGGTGGTCGTTTCGGTCCGGCCGGGGCCGCCGAGGACCAGCCTGCGGGCAGCGGACACGAGGTCACCCATCACGGCCGATGCCGTCGGTGTTCCGCCGGCACCCTGGCCATAGAACATGAGTTCACCGGCGTTTTCTGCCTCGATGAAGACGGCGTTGAACGCCCCGCGGACGGCGGCGAGCGGGTGTTCGCGCGGCAGCAGCGTGGGGTGCACGCGCACGGAAACGCCCGGCTTTCCATCTGTGTCCGTGCCTGCGGCAGGGAGCTTCTCGGCGATCGCCAGCAGCTTGATCACAAACCCGGCGTCCTTCGCGGCGGCGATGTCCGCCGCGCTGACTGAACTGATGCCCTCGCAGTAGACGTCCTCGAGCGCGAAGCGGGTGTGGAAGGAGAGCGAGGCGAGGATGGCGGCCTTGGCGGCGGCGTCGTGGCCTTCAACGTCGGCCGTCGGGTCGGCCTCCGCGTAGCCGAGGCGCTGGGCCTCGGCGAGGGCATCGGCGAACTGGGCCCCGGTGGAGTCCATCTGGTCCAGGATGAAGTTGGTGGTGCCGTTGACGATTCCCAGCACGCGGGTGATCCGGTCACCGGACAGGCTGTCCCGGATCGGGCGCAGGATGGGAATGGCCCCGGCCACGGCAGCCTCGTAGGACAGCTGGACGCCGGCCTTGTCGGCTTCCTCGTACAGCGTCGGGCCGTCCAGTGCGAGCAGGGCCTTGTTGCCCGTGACCACGCAGGCGCCGTGACGGAAGGCGCTGAGGATCAGGCTGCGGGCCGGCTCGATGCCGCCCATCAGTTCGATCACGACGTCGGCGTCCTTGACGAGAGTCTCGGCGTCGGCGGTGAACAGTTCGTGCGGCAGTTCGACGTCGCGGGGGGCATCGACGTTGCGGACGGCGATCCCGCTCAGCTCAAGCCGGGCCCCGGTGCGGGAGGCCAGCGACTCGGCGTCGTCAATGAGAATCCGCGCAACCTGGGCCCCAACGTTGCCACAGCCCAGCAGGGCTACTTTCAGGGTTCGCAATTCGGTCATTCAGACTCCCATGTCGCGGTTCAGCAGATCTTGTTCGGTTTCCCCGCGGACAATGAGCCGGGCAGATCCATCGCGCACAGCGACAACGCCCGGCCGGGCCAGATAGTTGTAGTTGCTGGACAGGGCCCAGCAGTAGGCGCCGGTCCCCGGTACAGCGAGCAGATCACCGGCTGCCACGTCCTCGGGCAGATATACATCTCTAACAACTATGTCGCCGCTCTCGCAATGTTTGCCCACTACGCGGGCCAGCTGTGCAGCCGCCTCCGAGGTGCGGGAGGCCACAATTGCCGAATAATCCGCGTCATAGAGCACCGGGCGGGCGTTGTCGCTCATGCCGCCGTCCACTGACACATACCGGCGCGGGTACGTAACGTTTTCCGGTGCGGTTTCGACTGTTCCGGCTGTTCCGGCGGCCGGGGCGTCCACCCGCACGGTCTTGAGGGTGCCCACTTCGTACAGCGTGAACGTGGAGCTACCCACGATGGCGCGGCCCGGTTCGATCGAAATCCGCGGTGCGCTGATGCCGAGCTCTGCGCACTTGGAGCGGACGACGGCGGCCATCGCCTGCGCAATCTCGGCGGCGGGGCGCGGGGTATCCACGGGCGTGTAGGCGATGCCGTAGCCGCCGCCCAGGTCCAGCTCCGGGAGCACGATCGAGTACTTGGCCTGCATCGCGGCAAGGAAGTCCAGCAGCTTCTCGGCCGCGAGGGCGAAGCCGTCCGGCTCGAAGATCTGCGAGCCGATGTGGCAGTGCAGGCCCAGCAGCTCAACGCTCCCGTACCCCGAGGCCGCCGCGACGGCTTCTTCGGCCGCGGACAGGCCGGCCACCTCAGTGGAGTCCGGCGCCATGGAGAGGCCGAACTTCTGGTCCTCGTGCGCAGTGGCGATGAACTCGTGGGTGTGCGCGTGCACGCCGGGCGTGAGCCGCAGCATGACCTTCGCCGTCTCGCCGCGGGCATTTGCGATCTTGGCCACGCGGTCGAGTTCGGCCAGGCTGTCCACGACGATCCGGCCCAGTTTCATGTCCAGGGCGCGGTGGATCTCGCTGTCGGACTTGTTGTTCCCGTGCAGCGCGACGTCGGCGCCGGGGATCCCGGCCCGCGCCGCCACGGCAAGTTCCCCGCCCGAAGCGGTGTCGAGGCGCAGCCCTTCCTCCTCCACCCAGCGGACCACGGCGGTGCACAAAAAGGATTTCCCGGCGTAGTAGACGTCCACTCCCCCGCAGATATCGGCAAAGGCGTCATTGAACGCGTCGCTGAAGGCCCGGGCGCGGGCGCGGAAGTCGTTCTCGCTCATCACGAACAGGGGCGTGCCGAACTGGCGCTGGAGCTCGCTGACCGGGATGCCGTCGAGGGCGAGTTCGCCGTCGTCGTTCCGTGCCACACCCGCGGCCCACAGCGGCTCATGCAGCACGTTCAGGTCCGCGGGGACCTGGAGCCATTCGGGGGCCAGCGGGGAGGCGGCGCTGGCTGAGTTTGGCGCGTTTTCGGTCATGACAGTCACATCCGTTCCGGCGCCGAGACGCCCAGCAGGTCGAGTCCGTTGGCCAGCACCTGGCTGGTGGCGTCGTTGAGCCACAGCCGGGTACGGTTCACGTCGGTGATGGGCTCCTCGCCCTGCGGCGCCACGCGGCAGGCGTCGTACCAGCGGTGGTAGGCGCCGGCAATGACTTCCAGGTGGCGGGCGATCCGGTGCGGCTCGCGGAGTTCGGCGGCCTTGGCGACAATCGAGGGGTAGCTTCCGAGGTAGGACAGCAGCTCGTTTTCCGTCGCGTGGTCCAGCAGCGAGGCGTCGAAGCTGTCTCTGCCGT
Encoded here:
- a CDS encoding homoserine dehydrogenase; the encoded protein is MTELRTLKVALLGCGNVGAQVARILIDDAESLASRTGARLELSGIAVRNVDAPRDVELPHELFTADAETLVKDADVVIELMGGIEPARSLILSAFRHGACVVTGNKALLALDGPTLYEEADKAGVQLSYEAAVAGAIPILRPIRDSLSGDRITRVLGIVNGTTNFILDQMDSTGAQFADALAEAQRLGYAEADPTADVEGHDAAAKAAILASLSFHTRFALEDVYCEGISSVSAADIAAAKDAGFVIKLLAIAEKLPAAGTDTDGKPGVSVRVHPTLLPREHPLAAVRGAFNAVFIEAENAGELMFYGQGAGGTPTASAVMGDLVSAARRLVLGGPGRTETTTGHVPALPIDAAITSYYIGLDVADQPGVLARIAQLFAEHGVSIEIMRQTIHRDADSKVESAELRIVTHRASEAALAATVQAVKGLDVINSVTSVLRVEGV
- the lysA gene encoding diaminopimelate decarboxylase, with amino-acid sequence MTENAPNSASAASPLAPEWLQVPADLNVLHEPLWAAGVARNDDGELALDGIPVSELQRQFGTPLFVMSENDFRARARAFSDAFNDAFADICGGVDVYYAGKSFLCTAVVRWVEEEGLRLDTASGGELAVAARAGIPGADVALHGNNKSDSEIHRALDMKLGRIVVDSLAELDRVAKIANARGETAKVMLRLTPGVHAHTHEFIATAHEDQKFGLSMAPDSTEVAGLSAAEEAVAAASGYGSVELLGLHCHIGSQIFEPDGFALAAEKLLDFLAAMQAKYSIVLPELDLGGGYGIAYTPVDTPRPAAEIAQAMAAVVRSKCAELGISAPRISIEPGRAIVGSSTFTLYEVGTLKTVRVDAPAAGTAGTVETAPENVTYPRRYVSVDGGMSDNARPVLYDADYSAIVASRTSEAAAQLARVVGKHCESGDIVVRDVYLPEDVAAGDLLAVPGTGAYCWALSSNYNYLARPGVVAVRDGSARLIVRGETEQDLLNRDMGV